The Glycine soja cultivar W05 chromosome 6, ASM419377v2, whole genome shotgun sequence genome has a window encoding:
- the LOC114416168 gene encoding uncharacterized protein LOC114416168, whose protein sequence is MLDQFQPFMHDFIDKIVDVEADGNCGYQSVAGLLGMGEDSWSMVRYHLLKELGKFSEDYSRLFGGMERFEELRMSLHVDGLTKVTTDKWIDITDMGHVIASRYNAKPWPTPYISRMQYGKSFVMFKRDYVDINDD, encoded by the exons ATGTTGGATCAGTTTCAACCATTTATGCACGACTTCATTGATAAGATTGTTGATGTCGAAGCTgatggtaactgtggatatcagTCGGTTGccggtttattaggtatgggtgaagactCTTGGTCGATGGTCCGCTACCATCTTCTTAAAGAACTTGGGAAATTCTCAGAAGACTATAGCCGACTCTTTGGTGGCATGGAGAGATTTGAGGAGTTAAGGATGTCACTACATGTTGATGGGTTAACCAAG gTGACTACGGATAAATGGATAGATATAACGGACATGGgacatgtcattgcatcaagatATAAT GCGAAGCCATGgccaactccatatattagcaGAATGCAGTATGGCAAGAGCTTTGTGATGTTTAAGAGAgactatgttgacataaatgatgattga